The Rhodococcus triatomae genome includes a window with the following:
- a CDS encoding DUF4192 domain-containing protein → MTTSESRRPESPDSPETPDSPEATDHPAAPVRVDDPGDLLAALPAMLGFRPTRSVIAISLCGHGPSRIGTVMRHDLELGVTGRAVMADATERFVSVAQREPAVGMILVFVDDRFGADLCGPADPRIRSEVLAVVERFDEELVRRGIVLADVFVAAEVAFDAPWSSLAPGGAGGRQPDPRSSSVAAAQVLGGRAILASREELVGVLTPAAAADRARVGAAIDDLRARTEPIDAEDLPAHRDLLEALLDRVRACARGTVPDRDAAAVAASALAHAPVRDAALAFAVGDLAAAAERLWVSLTRTLPDPDRAGAATLLAYSAYVRGDGPLAGVALDAALAADPGHVLARLLDTALRSGLRPERVRELADVGYECAGRIGVRLPRSGD, encoded by the coding sequence ATGACCACTTCAGAATCCCGCCGCCCCGAGAGCCCAGACAGCCCTGAGACACCGGACAGCCCTGAGGCAACGGACCACCCGGCCGCACCTGTCCGAGTCGACGATCCCGGAGATCTCCTCGCCGCCCTACCGGCGATGCTGGGCTTCCGGCCCACGCGGTCCGTGATCGCGATCAGTCTCTGCGGTCACGGACCGTCGCGAATCGGCACGGTGATGAGGCACGACCTCGAACTCGGCGTCACCGGCAGAGCCGTCATGGCCGACGCGACCGAGCGCTTCGTCTCGGTGGCACAACGAGAACCCGCCGTCGGGATGATCCTCGTCTTCGTCGACGACCGATTCGGAGCGGATCTGTGCGGGCCCGCGGACCCGCGGATCCGATCCGAGGTGCTCGCCGTCGTCGAGCGCTTCGACGAGGAGCTCGTCCGCCGCGGCATCGTCCTCGCCGACGTGTTCGTCGCCGCCGAGGTCGCGTTCGACGCCCCGTGGTCGAGCCTTGCGCCCGGCGGGGCGGGAGGCCGCCAGCCGGACCCGCGGTCGTCGTCCGTCGCGGCGGCGCAGGTGCTCGGCGGGCGTGCCATCCTCGCCTCCCGCGAGGAACTGGTCGGTGTGTTGACGCCCGCCGCCGCGGCGGATCGGGCCCGGGTCGGCGCGGCGATCGATGATCTGCGTGCGCGGACGGAGCCGATCGACGCCGAGGACCTGCCCGCTCACCGAGATCTGCTCGAGGCGCTGCTCGACCGCGTACGAGCCTGCGCGCGGGGCACCGTCCCCGACCGCGACGCCGCGGCGGTTGCGGCGTCGGCCCTTGCCCACGCGCCGGTGCGGGACGCCGCCCTGGCGTTCGCGGTGGGCGATCTCGCTGCGGCCGCCGAACGATTGTGGGTCTCGTTGACCCGGACGCTGCCCGACCCGGACCGGGCGGGCGCGGCGACACTGCTGGCCTACTCCGCGTACGTCCGAGGTGACGGGCCACTGGCCGGGGTCGCGCTCGATGCCGCACTGGCGGCCGATCCCGGCCATGTCCTGGCCAGGCTGCTCGATACCGCTCTCCGCAGTGGCCTCCGGCCGGAGCGGGTGCGGGAACTGGCCGACGTCGGGTACGAGTGCGCGGGGCGGATCGGAGTGCGCCTGCCCCGGTCGGGCGACTGA
- the galE gene encoding UDP-glucose 4-epimerase GalE gives MRLLVTGGAGYVGSVCATLLLERGHEVVVVDDLSTGNADAVPAGAEFVRGDVAALAADVLGTDPRAPRFDGVLHFAAQSLVGESVEVPEKYWQGNVVTTLTLLEAMRASGTSRLVFSSTAATYGEPDHSPITEADPTRPTNPYGATKLAIDHAISSYAVAHGLAATSLRYFNVAGAYRGAGENRVVETHLIPLVLQVALGQRDKISIFGTDWPTPDGTAIRDYIHVLDLAEAHLLAVNASTPGRHDIYNLGSGSGFSVREVISACERVTGLPITAEDAPRRAGDPAVLVASSDRAIAELGWSPAHTDLDEIVADAWQFLKDLGDRSHAARR, from the coding sequence ATGAGGTTGCTCGTCACCGGCGGCGCCGGTTACGTCGGAAGCGTGTGTGCCACTCTCCTGCTCGAGCGCGGGCACGAGGTGGTCGTCGTCGACGATCTGTCCACCGGCAATGCCGACGCGGTACCCGCGGGCGCGGAGTTCGTCCGAGGCGATGTCGCGGCACTGGCTGCGGACGTCCTCGGAACCGACCCCCGTGCACCGCGATTCGACGGTGTCCTCCATTTCGCTGCGCAATCGCTGGTCGGTGAGTCGGTGGAGGTACCCGAGAAGTACTGGCAGGGAAACGTGGTGACGACCCTGACGCTGCTCGAGGCGATGCGTGCGTCGGGGACGTCCCGGCTGGTGTTCTCGTCCACCGCGGCCACGTACGGGGAACCGGACCACTCGCCCATCACCGAGGCCGACCCCACCCGGCCCACCAACCCGTACGGGGCTACGAAACTCGCGATCGACCACGCCATCTCGTCCTACGCGGTCGCACACGGGTTGGCCGCCACCAGCCTGCGCTACTTCAACGTGGCGGGTGCCTACCGGGGCGCGGGCGAGAATCGGGTCGTCGAAACCCACCTGATTCCGCTGGTCCTCCAGGTCGCTCTGGGCCAGCGCGACAAGATCTCGATCTTCGGAACGGACTGGCCGACCCCGGACGGCACCGCCATCCGGGACTACATCCACGTTCTGGATCTGGCGGAGGCGCACCTGCTCGCGGTGAATGCCTCCACGCCCGGCCGTCACGACATCTACAACCTGGGAAGCGGGTCCGGGTTCAGTGTCCGCGAGGTGATCTCGGCGTGCGAGCGGGTCACCGGGCTGCCGATCACCGCGGAGGACGCACCGCGCCGCGCCGGTGACCCGGCCGTGCTGGTCGCCTCGAGCGACCGGGCCATCGCGGAACTCGGCTGGAGCCCGGCACACACCGATCTCGACGAGATCGTCGCGGACGCCTGGCAGTTCCTGAAGGACCTGGGCGACCGGTCCCACGCGGCCCGGCGCTGA
- a CDS encoding metal-dependent transcriptional regulator, whose protein sequence is MKDLVDTTEMYLRTIYDLEEEGVVPLRARIAERLEQSGPTVSQTVARMERDGLLTVAGDRHLELTDKGRTLAVSVMRKHRLAERLLVDVIGLKWEDVHAEACRWEHVMSEEVERRLVEVLDNPTTSPYGNPIPGLAELGLERPVATDEKLIRLTDLPQGEPTAVVVRRLAEHVQSDPEVIGRLREAGVVPDARVVVENKSGAVTITVPGHETFELSDEMAHAVQVKQVQA, encoded by the coding sequence GTGAAGGATCTGGTCGACACCACGGAGATGTATCTCCGGACGATCTACGATTTGGAAGAAGAGGGCGTCGTCCCACTTCGCGCGCGCATTGCCGAACGACTCGAACAGAGTGGCCCGACGGTCAGCCAGACCGTGGCCCGGATGGAACGGGACGGGCTGCTCACCGTGGCCGGAGACCGGCACCTGGAACTGACCGACAAGGGCCGCACACTGGCGGTCTCGGTCATGCGCAAGCACCGCCTCGCGGAACGTCTGCTGGTGGACGTCATCGGGCTCAAGTGGGAAGACGTGCACGCGGAGGCCTGCCGTTGGGAGCATGTGATGAGCGAGGAGGTCGAGCGCCGTCTGGTCGAGGTCCTCGACAATCCGACGACGTCCCCGTACGGCAACCCGATCCCGGGTCTGGCCGAGTTGGGCCTCGAAAGGCCTGTCGCCACGGACGAGAAGCTGATCCGGCTCACGGATCTGCCTCAGGGCGAGCCGACGGCGGTCGTCGTGCGGCGTCTCGCCGAGCACGTGCAGTCCGATCCGGAGGTGATCGGTCGGCTACGCGAGGCGGGCGTCGTTCCGGATGCCCGGGTCGTGGTGGAGAACAAGTCCGGAGCGGTGACGATCACCGTGCCTGGTCACGAGACCTTCGAACTGTCCGACGAGATGGCACACGCGGTTCAGGTCAAGCAGGTCCAGGCTTGA
- a CDS encoding acetoin utilization protein AcuC produces MTASPNSPHRSAAPDGGHAVVWSQDYLGYRWSADHPMNPQRLALTMDLARGLGVLDGVEPVRPAAASDTELLRIHTADYIEAVKRAGHSDAVGVTEVDVPHGLGTEDNPVFPDMHEASAILAGGSLAAAREIAEGRTRRAVSIGGGMHHAMPGWASGFCVYNDAAVAISWLLDHGFDRIAYLDVDAHHGDGVQHAFLSDPRVLTVSVHQHPATLWPNTGWASEVGDGAAEGTSINLPVLPGTGDAVWLRAFHAVVPAALAAFRPQIVISQCGVDNHREDPLADLALTVDGQRAAFVAMRDLADRYAEGRWLAVGGGGYGLVRVVPRAWTHLIAAALDRDVDPARALPDSWLEQAAGFAPGVELPTSMSDGGDVDYLAWDGPGGTPETGISSMDRALTRVDAAIIATRRACFPLLGLDPEDPRD; encoded by the coding sequence ATGACGGCGTCGCCCAATTCCCCTCATCGATCGGCAGCCCCCGACGGCGGCCACGCGGTGGTCTGGAGTCAGGACTACCTGGGGTACCGCTGGAGCGCGGATCACCCGATGAATCCACAGCGGCTGGCGCTGACGATGGACCTCGCGCGCGGTCTCGGCGTCCTGGACGGAGTCGAACCCGTCCGTCCGGCGGCCGCCAGTGACACGGAGTTGCTCCGGATCCACACCGCGGACTACATCGAGGCCGTCAAGCGCGCGGGACACTCGGACGCGGTGGGAGTGACCGAGGTGGACGTGCCGCACGGTCTCGGCACCGAGGACAACCCGGTGTTCCCCGACATGCACGAGGCCAGTGCGATCCTCGCCGGCGGGTCCCTGGCCGCGGCCCGCGAGATCGCGGAGGGACGCACCCGGCGCGCGGTGAGCATCGGCGGCGGCATGCACCACGCCATGCCCGGCTGGGCATCGGGGTTCTGCGTCTACAACGACGCGGCCGTGGCGATCTCCTGGCTTCTCGACCACGGATTCGACCGCATCGCCTATCTGGACGTCGATGCCCATCACGGCGACGGCGTCCAGCACGCCTTCCTCTCCGATCCGCGCGTGCTCACCGTGTCCGTGCACCAGCATCCGGCGACGCTGTGGCCGAACACCGGGTGGGCGAGCGAGGTGGGGGACGGGGCCGCCGAGGGCACCTCGATCAATCTCCCGGTGCTTCCCGGCACGGGCGATGCGGTGTGGCTGAGGGCCTTCCACGCCGTCGTACCCGCGGCACTGGCCGCGTTCCGGCCACAGATCGTGATCAGTCAGTGCGGCGTCGACAACCACCGCGAGGATCCTCTCGCGGACCTGGCCCTGACCGTCGACGGACAGCGCGCCGCGTTCGTGGCGATGCGTGATCTCGCCGATCGGTACGCCGAGGGGCGCTGGCTCGCCGTCGGTGGAGGCGGCTACGGCCTCGTGCGAGTGGTACCCCGGGCGTGGACCCACCTCATCGCGGCCGCGCTCGACCGCGATGTCGATCCGGCCCGGGCACTGCCGGATTCGTGGCTCGAACAGGCGGCGGGGTTCGCGCCCGGCGTCGAGTTGCCGACGTCGATGAGCGACGGGGGCGACGTGGACTATCTCGCCTGGGACGGTCCCGGAGGGACCCCGGAGACCGGGATATCGTCGATGGACCGGGCACTGACCCGCGTCGATGCCGCCATCATCGCCACCCGTCGAGCGTGTTTCCCGCTGCTCGGCCTCGATCCGGAGGATCCCCGTGACTGA
- a CDS encoding bifunctional acetate--CoA ligase family protein/GNAT family N-acetyltransferase, producing MTERPDDDRSRALERAHVFPRHWVADVLAADGGAVSLRPIVPEDADRLTEFHGKLSERTRYLRYFGPYPVMSRKDVVHFTTVDHHDRVAFVMVLGGVIIAVGRYERLTNVGDGKSAEVAFVVADNHQGRGLGPILLEHLAAAAAENGLTKFVAEVLAENRNMVTVFREAGYQVSRSFEGGVLRLEFAIDPTEALVSVRNSRERAAEARSVRNVLNPRSVAVIGASSDPSKVGNAVLTNLLRGGFTGPVYPVNAEHRSVRGVRAYPSVRDIPDDVDLAVVAVPAEAIDAVLDDCLTKGVKGLVVVSSGFSETGPQGRHSERMLVHAAREHGMRLIGPNALGVANNDPSVSLNATLAPVLPKSGNVGFFCQSGALGIAILDEAARTGIGLSAFVSAGNRADVSGNDLLQYWDTDESTEVVLLYLESFGNPRKFSRIARRVARNKPIVAVKSGRHAVPPALAATGVEIDDSIVRALFEQAGVVQVGSISQLFDSALLFGYQPLPAGPRLAVVGNSTALGVLAADAARSEGLQVSRTTDLGARATPEEFAAGVRDALDSADVDSVIAVYVPPVPVPVEPFAQALKESVRGAEKPVVTTFLAAEGIPEVLAVRDAAGRAVRGSVPSYPGPERAALALARAWRYAAWRRRPASHVVRPEGIDPERAKALVEHWLDASPGRWLSDAECAELLACYGVHVTVFQTVTSADEAAEAAGRVGYPVAVKAVGRDWRHRPDLGGVRLDISDEETVRRAYRDLAAATGEPLVQVQQMAPKGIACVIGVQDDPSFGSLISFGLAGVISDLLGDRAYRVLPLTEDGASELVDAPKAAPLLSGYRNAIPADKRALVDLALRISTLADDIPEVRELACEPVLASPSGAYVTDSRVRIGPEPSVVDLGPRRLR from the coding sequence GTGACTGAGCGTCCCGACGACGACCGTTCTCGCGCGCTCGAACGCGCGCACGTGTTTCCCAGACACTGGGTCGCGGACGTACTCGCAGCGGACGGCGGAGCGGTGTCGCTGCGTCCGATCGTTCCGGAGGACGCGGACCGGTTGACCGAGTTCCACGGCAAGTTGTCCGAGCGAACCCGGTACCTGCGCTACTTCGGTCCCTATCCGGTGATGTCCCGCAAGGACGTCGTGCACTTCACCACCGTCGACCACCACGACCGGGTCGCGTTCGTGATGGTCCTGGGCGGAGTGATCATCGCGGTGGGGCGGTACGAGCGCCTGACGAACGTCGGTGACGGCAAGTCGGCCGAGGTCGCCTTCGTCGTCGCGGACAATCACCAGGGACGTGGCCTCGGCCCGATCCTGCTCGAGCACCTGGCCGCAGCCGCGGCGGAGAACGGCCTCACCAAGTTCGTCGCCGAGGTCCTCGCCGAGAACCGGAACATGGTCACCGTGTTCCGCGAGGCCGGGTATCAGGTCAGTCGGAGCTTCGAAGGCGGTGTGCTGCGGCTGGAGTTCGCGATCGACCCCACCGAGGCGCTGGTCTCGGTCCGCAACTCTCGCGAGCGCGCCGCCGAGGCGCGCAGCGTGCGCAACGTGCTCAATCCTCGTTCGGTGGCCGTGATCGGGGCGTCGTCGGATCCGTCGAAGGTCGGCAACGCGGTGCTGACCAACCTGCTGCGTGGCGGGTTCACCGGCCCGGTGTACCCGGTCAACGCCGAGCATCGCTCGGTCCGCGGGGTGCGCGCATATCCCTCCGTGCGCGACATTCCCGACGACGTCGACCTCGCGGTGGTGGCTGTACCGGCCGAGGCGATCGACGCCGTTCTCGACGACTGCCTCACCAAAGGGGTCAAGGGTCTCGTCGTCGTGTCCTCGGGTTTCAGCGAAACCGGTCCGCAGGGGCGACATTCCGAGCGGATGCTGGTGCACGCCGCTCGCGAGCACGGCATGCGTCTGATCGGACCGAACGCCCTGGGCGTGGCCAACAACGATCCGTCGGTCTCGCTCAACGCCACCCTCGCCCCGGTGTTGCCGAAGTCCGGCAACGTCGGCTTCTTCTGCCAGTCCGGTGCCCTCGGCATCGCCATCCTCGACGAGGCGGCGCGCACCGGAATCGGATTGTCCGCGTTCGTGTCCGCGGGCAACCGTGCCGACGTGTCCGGAAACGACCTGCTGCAGTACTGGGACACCGACGAGTCCACCGAGGTCGTGTTGCTCTACCTCGAGAGTTTCGGCAACCCCCGCAAGTTCTCGCGCATCGCGCGCCGGGTGGCGCGGAACAAGCCCATCGTGGCGGTCAAGAGCGGGCGGCACGCGGTGCCGCCCGCGTTGGCGGCCACGGGAGTGGAGATCGACGACTCGATCGTGCGGGCTCTGTTCGAACAGGCCGGTGTGGTCCAGGTCGGCTCGATCTCCCAGCTGTTCGACTCGGCGCTGCTGTTCGGGTACCAGCCCCTCCCGGCCGGGCCGCGCCTGGCGGTCGTGGGCAACTCCACCGCGCTCGGGGTCCTCGCCGCGGACGCGGCGCGCAGTGAAGGCCTCCAGGTCTCGCGTACCACCGATCTCGGTGCCCGGGCCACCCCCGAGGAGTTCGCCGCGGGTGTGCGGGACGCCCTCGATTCCGCCGACGTGGACTCGGTCATCGCGGTGTACGTCCCGCCCGTCCCGGTGCCGGTCGAACCGTTCGCACAGGCTCTCAAGGAATCGGTGCGGGGCGCCGAGAAGCCGGTGGTCACCACATTCCTGGCGGCGGAGGGTATCCCCGAGGTACTCGCGGTCCGCGACGCCGCCGGCCGCGCGGTCCGCGGTTCGGTGCCCTCGTATCCCGGGCCGGAGCGTGCCGCGCTCGCGCTCGCGCGGGCCTGGCGCTACGCCGCCTGGCGGCGGAGGCCCGCCTCGCACGTGGTGCGGCCCGAGGGGATCGATCCCGAACGGGCGAAGGCACTCGTCGAGCACTGGCTCGATGCGTCCCCGGGGCGTTGGCTCAGCGACGCCGAGTGCGCCGAACTGCTCGCGTGCTACGGCGTCCACGTCACTGTGTTCCAGACCGTCACGTCCGCGGACGAGGCGGCGGAGGCAGCGGGCCGAGTGGGTTACCCGGTCGCCGTGAAGGCGGTGGGCCGGGACTGGCGGCATCGCCCCGATCTCGGCGGCGTCCGGCTCGACATCTCGGACGAGGAGACGGTGCGCCGGGCGTACCGGGACCTGGCCGCGGCCACCGGCGAGCCCCTGGTCCAGGTCCAGCAGATGGCACCGAAGGGGATCGCCTGTGTGATCGGCGTGCAGGACGACCCGTCGTTCGGCTCCCTGATCTCGTTCGGGCTCGCGGGGGTCATCTCGGATCTGCTCGGTGACCGCGCCTACCGGGTCCTCCCGCTCACCGAGGACGGTGCGTCCGAGCTGGTCGATGCACCGAAGGCGGCGCCCCTGCTGTCCGGGTACCGGAATGCGATCCCCGCCGACAAGCGGGCGCTGGTCGATCTGGCGCTGCGGATCTCGACCCTCGCCGACGACATCCCGGAGGTACGCGAACTCGCGTGCGAGCCGGTGCTGGCGTCCCCGTCGGGGGCCTACGTCACCGACTCACGGGTGCGGATCGGACCGGAGCCGAGTGTCGTCGACCTCGGGCCACGCCGACTGCGGTGA
- a CDS encoding sigma-70 family RNA polymerase sigma factor yields the protein MTSPSTRIRPSAADLDAQSPAADLVRVYLNGIGRTALLSAEEEVELSKRIEAGLYAAHVLATGKRLTAAKKRDLATIVRDGEAARAHLLEANLRLVVSLAKRYTGRGMPLLDLIQEGNLGLIRAMEKFDYAKGFKFSTYATWWIRQAITRGMADQSRTIRLPVHLVEQVNKLARIKRELHQQLGREATDDELSAESGIPAAKIADLLDHSRDPVSLDMPVGSDEEAPLGDFIEDSEATSAESAVIAGLLHTDVRTVLATLDEREQQVIRLRYGLDDGQPRTLDQIGKLFGLSRERVRQIEREVMGKLREGDRAERLRSYAS from the coding sequence ATGACAAGCCCCAGCACTCGTATCCGCCCCAGCGCCGCCGATCTCGACGCGCAGAGCCCAGCAGCAGACCTGGTCCGGGTCTACCTGAACGGAATCGGTCGCACCGCGCTGCTGTCTGCCGAGGAAGAGGTCGAGCTGTCCAAGCGGATCGAGGCCGGGCTGTACGCCGCGCACGTCCTCGCCACGGGCAAGCGGCTCACCGCCGCGAAGAAGCGTGACCTGGCGACCATCGTCCGCGACGGTGAGGCGGCACGTGCCCACCTGCTCGAGGCGAACCTGCGCCTCGTCGTGTCCCTGGCCAAGCGCTACACGGGCCGCGGCATGCCCCTGCTCGACCTCATCCAGGAAGGCAACCTGGGCCTGATCCGCGCGATGGAGAAGTTCGACTACGCGAAGGGCTTCAAGTTCTCGACCTACGCGACCTGGTGGATCCGGCAGGCCATCACCCGCGGAATGGCGGACCAGAGCCGCACCATCCGGCTTCCCGTCCACCTGGTCGAACAGGTCAACAAGCTGGCCAGGATCAAGCGGGAGCTGCATCAGCAGCTCGGCCGTGAGGCCACCGACGACGAGTTGTCGGCGGAGTCCGGAATCCCGGCGGCGAAGATCGCCGATCTCCTCGACCACAGCCGCGATCCGGTGAGCCTGGACATGCCGGTCGGCAGCGACGAAGAGGCGCCGTTGGGCGACTTCATCGAGGATTCCGAGGCGACGTCGGCCGAGAGCGCCGTCATCGCCGGCCTGCTGCACACCGACGTGCGTACCGTCCTCGCCACCCTCGACGAGCGCGAGCAGCAGGTGATCCGGCTCCGCTACGGCCTCGACGACGGCCAGCCGCGGACTCTCGACCAGATCGGCAAGCTGTTCGGTCTCTCCCGTGAGCGGGTCCGTCAGATCGAACGCGAAGTGATGGGAAAGCTGCGCGAAGGCGATCGCGCCGAGCGCCTGCGCTCGTACGCGAGCTAG
- a CDS encoding DUF7782 domain-containing protein: MTRRLVSIAPALRRALVRNRFDTDTLLDALGPEVHAALGRNEPVPVRLASRSHGDLGVLIRLFLLADDVPRADAVRALAPLEVTDATDAGLLEPGADGAVRAALDLRPVDLGHGTRWIFSDLDGALRPHTTTKDHVLGVGHASLSLLRATPTTRTTSLLDLGTGSGIQALHGADCADTVTGTDLNERAIDLARATAAVNQVEIELLTGSWFDPVDGRTFARIVANPPFVVGDPRVRHTYRDSGLDLDGASELVVRQALDHLAPGGTAVLLASWVHVAGEDWRARIASWLPAHGVDAWVVQRDVADPALYVGTWMRDGGLDPRDPQSAERATDWLTHLADSNVEGVGFGFVYLRRTDAATDLLAEDLTHGFDDPLGDEALAYFERLAWLREHDVLSCRFGVDPHTALERVYLPGAEGWDQKAVRVHRGNGPRWQHDIDDLVAALLAGMSGPSMVLEELIELLALAHGEDVTELTESAVPLVHSLVRHGLVLPA, encoded by the coding sequence GTGACTCGCCGACTCGTCTCGATCGCCCCCGCCCTGCGCCGAGCGCTGGTGCGCAACCGGTTCGACACCGACACCCTCCTCGACGCGCTCGGTCCCGAGGTACACGCGGCCCTCGGCAGGAACGAGCCGGTTCCGGTACGGCTCGCCTCCCGGTCCCACGGAGACCTGGGCGTCCTGATCCGCCTGTTCCTCCTCGCCGACGACGTCCCCCGCGCGGACGCCGTCAGGGCGCTGGCACCCCTCGAGGTGACCGACGCGACCGACGCGGGCCTGCTCGAGCCCGGCGCGGACGGTGCCGTGCGTGCGGCGCTCGATCTGCGCCCGGTGGACCTCGGCCACGGCACCCGATGGATCTTCTCCGACCTCGACGGGGCACTGCGGCCCCACACGACGACGAAGGACCACGTGCTCGGCGTGGGGCACGCGTCGCTGTCGCTGTTGCGGGCCACCCCGACCACCCGCACCACCTCACTCCTCGACCTCGGCACCGGTTCGGGCATCCAGGCGCTGCACGGCGCCGACTGTGCCGACACGGTCACCGGGACCGACCTCAACGAGCGCGCGATCGACCTGGCCCGGGCGACCGCGGCGGTCAACCAGGTCGAGATCGAGCTACTCACCGGTTCGTGGTTCGACCCGGTCGACGGGCGCACGTTCGCACGGATCGTCGCCAACCCGCCGTTTGTCGTCGGAGACCCTCGGGTCCGCCACACCTACCGTGACTCCGGCCTCGACCTCGACGGCGCGAGCGAACTCGTCGTGCGGCAGGCCCTCGACCACCTCGCACCGGGCGGCACCGCGGTCCTGCTCGCCTCGTGGGTACACGTCGCCGGTGAGGACTGGCGAGCCCGGATCGCCTCCTGGCTGCCCGCGCACGGCGTCGACGCCTGGGTGGTCCAGCGCGACGTCGCGGATCCGGCGTTGTACGTCGGAACGTGGATGCGCGACGGCGGGCTGGACCCCCGTGATCCGCAGTCCGCCGAACGAGCGACCGACTGGCTGACCCATCTGGCGGACTCGAACGTGGAGGGTGTCGGTTTCGGGTTCGTGTACCTGAGGCGCACGGACGCCGCCACCGACCTGCTCGCGGAGGATCTCACCCACGGGTTCGACGACCCACTCGGCGACGAGGCACTGGCCTACTTCGAGCGGCTGGCGTGGCTGCGCGAGCACGACGTCCTCTCCTGCCGGTTCGGTGTCGACCCGCACACCGCGCTCGAGCGGGTGTACCTGCCCGGCGCCGAAGGCTGGGACCAGAAGGCTGTTCGCGTGCATCGCGGCAACGGTCCCCGATGGCAGCACGACATCGACGATCTCGTCGCCGCCCTCCTCGCGGGAATGAGTGGCCCGTCGATGGTGTTGGAGGAACTGATCGAACTGCTGGCGCTCGCCCACGGCGAAGACGTGACGGAGCTCACGGAGTCTGCGGTTCCTCTGGTTCATTCGCTCGTGCGGCACGGACTCGTGTTGCCGGCCTGA